The Lactobacillus sp. ESL0680 genome has a segment encoding these proteins:
- a CDS encoding LytTR family DNA-binding domain-containing protein has product MKVKIDLDPKLTEPIVTIQANELSPEVERIYRQLQEGSDNPDQLECYKDDVSYYLDLADILFFETEDRQVIAHTSRDSFSVNYKLYELENLLGSQFMRVSKSTILNLKQVYSLTRSITNCQVHFHDTYKTVYVSRHYYHSLSDRLNERRSL; this is encoded by the coding sequence GTGAAAGTGAAAATTGATCTTGATCCTAAGTTAACTGAGCCAATAGTAACAATTCAGGCAAATGAATTATCGCCAGAGGTTGAACGGATTTATCGACAGCTGCAAGAAGGGAGTGACAATCCCGACCAGCTTGAATGTTACAAGGACGATGTTTCGTATTACCTAGATTTAGCCGACATTTTGTTCTTTGAAACAGAAGATCGGCAGGTGATTGCACATACGAGCCGCGATTCGTTCAGTGTTAATTATAAGTTATATGAATTAGAAAATTTGTTGGGCAGTCAGTTTATGCGGGTGTCCAAGTCCACAATTTTGAATTTAAAACAGGTATATTCATTGACGCGGTCAATTACTAATTGTCAGGTGCACTTTCATGATACTTACAAAACTGTCTACGTGTCACGCCATTATTACCACAGCTTGAGTGATCGATTAAACGAGAGAAGGTCATTATAA
- the purB gene encoding adenylosuccinate lyase, with product MLERYTRPEMGKIWTDENKYAAWLKVEVAATNAWSEEGEVPAADAAKIAKNASFTPERVAELEQVTHHDVVAFTRAVSESLGPEKKWVHFGLTSTDVVDTAQGYLLKQADAIIRQDLLTLKETIAAKALKYKNTVEMGRTHGVQAEPTTFGLKLARWYAEINRDIERFEHAAQGVESGKISGAVGTFANVPPAIEVSVMKQLGLTRQPITSQILPRDLHAEYIATLALIATSIENWATEIRSLQRSEIHEVEEHFRAGQKGSSAMPHKRNPIGCENLCGMARVLRGNIVTAYEDVTLWHERDISHSSAERVILPDTTIVIDYMLDRFNRILTNLDVFPETMLKNMDKTYGLIYSQRLLLKLIDEAGLSREAAYDMVQKLTTKSWQDGISFRKLVEDSQIMTYLSEADVADAFDYHYHLRHVDEIFHQVGLE from the coding sequence ATGCTTGAACGCTACACACGCCCAGAAATGGGTAAAATTTGGACAGATGAAAATAAATATGCCGCATGGCTAAAGGTTGAAGTTGCGGCAACTAATGCTTGGAGTGAAGAGGGAGAAGTTCCCGCGGCTGATGCGGCTAAAATCGCTAAAAATGCCAGTTTTACACCAGAGCGCGTTGCCGAACTTGAACAAGTAACCCACCATGATGTCGTGGCCTTTACTAGAGCGGTGTCTGAGAGTCTTGGCCCCGAAAAAAAGTGGGTTCACTTTGGGTTGACTTCAACAGATGTGGTTGATACGGCTCAAGGCTACTTACTAAAGCAGGCAGATGCAATTATTCGTCAAGACTTACTTACATTAAAAGAAACGATTGCGGCAAAAGCTCTTAAATATAAGAATACAGTCGAGATGGGGCGGACACATGGTGTTCAGGCCGAGCCAACAACCTTTGGCTTAAAGCTTGCGCGTTGGTACGCCGAAATTAATCGCGATATTGAGCGTTTTGAACATGCAGCTCAAGGTGTTGAATCTGGTAAAATTTCTGGTGCTGTTGGTACTTTTGCCAATGTGCCGCCGGCTATTGAGGTTAGTGTCATGAAGCAATTGGGCTTAACGCGTCAGCCCATTACTAGTCAAATTTTGCCGCGTGACTTGCATGCCGAATACATTGCCACCTTGGCATTGATTGCAACAAGTATTGAAAATTGGGCAACGGAAATCCGCAGTCTGCAACGTTCGGAAATTCATGAGGTTGAAGAACATTTTCGTGCTGGTCAAAAGGGTTCGTCGGCGATGCCGCATAAACGTAATCCGATTGGTTGTGAAAATCTCTGTGGGATGGCGCGCGTTTTACGCGGTAATATTGTGACGGCTTATGAAGATGTTACTCTCTGGCACGAGCGGGACATTTCACATTCAAGTGCTGAGCGGGTAATTTTGCCTGATACAACGATTGTGATTGATTATATGCTTGATCGTTTTAACCGAATTTTGACTAACCTAGATGTTTTTCCAGAAACAATGCTCAAGAATATGGACAAGACCTATGGCTTAATCTATTCACAAAGGTTGCTATTGAAATTAATTGATGAGGCAGGTTTATCACGTGAAGCAGCTTATGATATGGTACAAAAGTTGACGACTAAATCATGGCAAGACGGCATTTCTTTTAGAAAATTAGTTGAAGACAGCCAGATTATGACTTATTTATCAGAAGCTGATGTAGCTGATGCCTTTGATTATCACTATCATTTGCGCCATGTCGATGAAATCTTTCATCAAGTAGGACTAGAATAA
- a CDS encoding adenylosuccinate synthase produces the protein MTAVAVVGSQWGDEGKGKITDFLSKEAAYAVRSNGGNNAGHTIEIDGQTFKMRLIPSGIFAADKAAVIGNGTVINPEVLLEELDNLEKNGIDTSKLRISNRAHIIMPYNIKQDEYQEEVKGANKIGTTKNGIGPTYMDKASRIGIRVCDLLEKDTFEEKLRANLAEKNALFTKVYGKPALKFEDIFTKYYEYGQKIKKYVTDTSVLVNDALDNQEKVLFEGAQGVMLDIDEGTYPFVTSSNTISGGLASGIGMGVNRLHTVIGVCKAYTTRVGAGPFPTELLDATGDRIRDTAHEYGTVTGRPRRVGWFDSVALRHAKRVSGINALSLNLLDIFSGFDTVKIATAYELDGKKIDYYPASLKELYRCKPVYEELPAWQEDITKAKTWSDLPENAQKFLKRIEEIVGIPLVTVSVGPDREQTIVLQNPWEI, from the coding sequence ATGACAGCAGTGGCAGTTGTTGGTAGTCAATGGGGCGACGAAGGTAAAGGCAAAATTACGGATTTTTTGAGTAAAGAAGCTGCGTATGCAGTTCGCTCAAATGGTGGTAATAATGCTGGTCATACGATTGAAATTGATGGTCAAACATTCAAGATGCGGCTAATTCCATCCGGTATTTTTGCGGCAGACAAGGCTGCTGTAATTGGTAACGGCACGGTAATTAATCCCGAAGTTCTGTTAGAAGAATTAGATAATTTGGAAAAAAATGGGATTGATACCAGCAAATTACGGATTTCCAACCGGGCCCACATCATCATGCCATACAACATCAAGCAAGATGAATATCAAGAAGAGGTTAAGGGTGCTAATAAGATTGGTACCACCAAGAACGGAATAGGCCCAACTTATATGGATAAGGCTTCTAGAATTGGAATTCGTGTCTGTGACTTACTCGAAAAAGATACCTTTGAAGAAAAGCTGCGCGCCAATTTAGCAGAAAAGAATGCTTTGTTTACCAAGGTCTATGGTAAGCCAGCTCTTAAATTCGAAGACATTTTTACTAAATATTACGAATATGGTCAAAAGATCAAAAAGTACGTTACAGATACATCGGTCTTGGTTAACGATGCACTTGATAATCAGGAAAAGGTGCTTTTTGAAGGTGCTCAGGGTGTAATGCTCGACATTGATGAGGGAACTTATCCATTTGTCACTTCATCTAATACGATTTCCGGCGGGCTTGCTAGTGGCATCGGGATGGGTGTTAACCGGCTGCACACGGTGATTGGTGTCTGCAAGGCTTATACTACACGGGTTGGTGCTGGACCATTTCCAACGGAATTGCTTGATGCAACTGGTGACCGCATTCGTGATACTGCCCATGAATACGGCACAGTTACTGGTCGGCCGCGGCGTGTTGGCTGGTTCGACTCTGTTGCTTTGCGTCATGCTAAGCGTGTTTCTGGGATTAACGCTTTAAGTCTGAACTTGCTTGATATTTTCAGCGGGTTTGACACCGTTAAGATTGCCACTGCTTATGAATTAGACGGTAAGAAGATTGATTATTACCCAGCCAGTCTCAAGGAACTTTACCGCTGCAAGCCAGTTTATGAAGAATTACCGGCTTGGCAGGAGGATATTACTAAGGCGAAGACTTGGTCAGATTTGCCAGAAAACGCACAAAAATTCTTGAAGCGGATTGAGGAAATTGTGGGTATTCCGTTAGTGACAGTTTCTGTTGGCCCTGATCGTGAACAAACGATTGTTTTGCAAAATCCATGGGAAATTTAA
- a CDS encoding GMP reductase has protein sequence MSNYFSMEAFDYDDIQLVPNKGIIKSRHDADTSVKFGNRTFKIPVVPANMESVINEKMAIWLAKNGYYYVMHRFQPEKRLDFIKMMHEQGLFASISVGIKNSEYAFIDLLVKENVIPEYITIDVAHGHSIYVIKMIKYIKDKMPDAFLTAGNIATPEAVRELENAGADATKVGVGPGRACITKLKTGFGTGGWQLAALRMCSKVASKPIIADGGIRHNGDIAKSVRFGASMVMIGSMLAGHQESPGNVIKINDKTYKQYWGSASEVQKGAYRNVEGKQMLVPFRGSIADTLTEMQEDLQSAISYAGGKTLNSIKLVDYVIVKSSILSGDK, from the coding sequence ATGAGCAACTACTTTAGCATGGAAGCCTTTGACTATGATGACATTCAGCTTGTACCTAACAAAGGAATTATTAAAAGCCGTCACGACGCTGACACCAGCGTTAAGTTCGGAAACCGAACATTTAAGATACCAGTCGTTCCCGCTAACATGGAAAGCGTAATTAATGAAAAAATGGCTATTTGGCTTGCTAAAAATGGCTATTACTATGTCATGCACCGCTTTCAGCCTGAGAAAAGACTGGATTTCATCAAAATGATGCATGAACAGGGACTTTTTGCTTCAATTTCTGTTGGCATTAAAAATAGTGAGTATGCTTTTATCGATTTACTCGTTAAAGAAAATGTTATTCCCGAATACATCACAATTGATGTTGCTCACGGGCACTCCATATATGTCATTAAGATGATTAAGTACATTAAAGATAAAATGCCGGATGCTTTTTTGACAGCTGGTAATATTGCCACTCCTGAAGCTGTTCGCGAATTAGAAAATGCCGGCGCCGATGCAACCAAGGTCGGTGTTGGTCCCGGCCGTGCATGTATCACTAAGCTTAAAACCGGCTTTGGTACCGGCGGCTGGCAGTTGGCAGCTCTGAGAATGTGCAGTAAAGTTGCCAGCAAGCCGATTATTGCCGATGGTGGTATTCGTCACAACGGCGACATTGCCAAGTCCGTTCGCTTCGGGGCAAGTATGGTAATGATTGGGTCAATGCTAGCAGGTCACCAAGAGTCTCCAGGCAATGTTATTAAAATTAATGACAAGACCTACAAGCAATATTGGGGATCAGCTTCGGAAGTTCAAAAAGGAGCCTACCGCAATGTTGAAGGCAAGCAAATGCTGGTACCATTCCGCGGTTCAATTGCCGATACCTTAACCGAGATGCAGGAAGATTTGCAATCCGCAATTTCTTATGCCGGCGGCAAAACGCTCAATTCGATCAAGTTAGTTGACTACGTAATTGTTAAAAGTTCGATCTTAAGTGGTGACAAATAG
- a CDS encoding YdcF family protein: protein MNTEKQIDKLLAEAKNCYLHGNALKKNEKTFFKGVSINGDQDTLEAIFKELCRLDPTNMDYQLDLAATLITNNKLEQSLELLQNITQKAANDYSTLMTCYVYLGLVTGDFSADLLNKLTSLDKKRTEKFIQDFVNLEKIRQKKVTTEIKNYEKGHLFVLLGYDLQKDGSIPPILYQRLELALQLLIKNPYSDIIVSGGIPENYRTEADMMEKWLINRGIAPERIFKESKSINTIENALFSVQQARKISFSKKITLISSVSHLRRAQILFMIADRIINTEDKIKMIDLVGTLDVPELVNHSSKEEQIVMYRDVLRINGLWLYPNLIR from the coding sequence ATGAATACGGAAAAACAGATAGATAAACTCCTTGCGGAGGCAAAAAACTGTTATTTACACGGTAATGCGCTAAAGAAAAATGAAAAAACTTTCTTCAAGGGTGTAAGTATCAATGGCGATCAAGATACTTTAGAAGCAATTTTTAAAGAATTGTGTCGACTTGACCCTACTAATATGGATTATCAACTTGATCTTGCTGCAACTTTAATTACTAATAATAAACTTGAACAATCTCTAGAATTATTGCAAAATATCACGCAAAAAGCAGCGAATGATTATAGTACATTGATGACCTGTTATGTCTATTTAGGACTAGTTACAGGCGACTTTTCTGCTGATCTTCTTAACAAATTAACGTCTTTAGATAAAAAGCGCACAGAAAAATTTATACAAGACTTTGTTAATTTAGAAAAAATAAGGCAGAAAAAAGTAACTACTGAAATTAAAAATTATGAGAAGGGGCATCTATTTGTCTTACTTGGTTATGATTTGCAAAAAGATGGCAGTATTCCCCCGATATTGTACCAACGGCTGGAGTTAGCATTACAATTGCTAATTAAAAATCCATATTCTGATATTATTGTTTCAGGCGGCATTCCCGAAAATTATCGAACGGAAGCCGACATGATGGAGAAATGGTTAATTAATCGGGGAATAGCTCCTGAGCGAATTTTTAAGGAAAGCAAATCAATTAATACGATTGAAAATGCCTTATTTTCGGTGCAACAAGCTCGTAAAATATCTTTTAGCAAAAAAATAACGTTGATTAGTTCGGTTAGCCATCTTCGCAGAGCGCAAATCTTGTTTATGATTGCAGACAGAATAATTAATACCGAAGATAAAATAAAAATGATTGATCTTGTTGGAACTCTAGATGTTCCTGAACTAGTAAATCATTCTAGTAAAGAAGAGCAGATAGTGATGTATCGCGATGTTTTACGGATAAATGGTCTTTGGTTGTATCCAAATTTAATAAGATAG